From the genome of Acaryochloris sp. CCMEE 5410, one region includes:
- a CDS encoding sigma-70 family RNA polymerase sigma factor produces the protein MTTATIASSFSDGIRLPEYIVQLLHRFPIPDPEQELELIRKAKRGHENSLSWLMIGHVRLVSKLAKQYAWTLDDAQDLIQEGMLGIRHAVRKFDSTKGCKFSTYARGWIRGYIRRFCYKNRPKQLRLPEKKQIHLDKVYRLQNEFPDASLEEIAQKANLELEYIEDLLYWGRSFQEIPDWHEFTINDESFYTDDEEYDESFDFEIEPETKTNLVLIKAPPPFIPPKYQIPVHLLKQWFRVGLAQFVNAAKDQAESVRLGFTQSFSRHPQPTTPEVGQERVNLSTWPASLSFSYDNSINPSAYSQHPPQTPSIATESLSTKAINLVKGVITHAQESLLVLCGGRSDGPTDRPGHQPSPADQRCRGLGESGTTGRGHLGFGPAVTKFIHRPLAAISDCLRGFPSRAGPDTSQQPQRGAVFDSNPPPEQTHLPRKNAMYRTIAAFIAAWLGLLISPATAETIKIAPGHGHLIDLTSSGCRVSKAYMGTRGIFDLSLDQPQPQTQKIYLTWKPNTQVKSTNLILDLVGCNRSSMELTINRSDSAPSTAITRIGAPTPIAHTPEQSRVFTGRLGQPPVKTRVHQASTAVQPLTLQPRTQVLPKPKTLKRPPVRRLTVSKQTSPNLTAKNNVSDSRITPATLLKGLNIARASGNQTYRYRSEMHWRVNGMIRQMRGGKSPEDAAKLAKISPDQLQTLLNYAQQ, from the coding sequence ATGACAACTGCTACGATTGCTAGCTCCTTCTCAGACGGAATCCGTCTACCCGAATATATCGTTCAGCTCTTGCACCGCTTCCCGATTCCTGATCCAGAGCAAGAGCTGGAGCTGATCCGCAAAGCCAAGCGAGGCCATGAGAACTCCTTGTCTTGGTTGATGATTGGGCATGTTCGTTTAGTCTCCAAACTCGCTAAGCAATACGCTTGGACTTTGGATGATGCCCAAGACCTGATCCAAGAGGGAATGTTGGGAATCCGTCATGCCGTGCGGAAATTCGACTCTACGAAAGGATGCAAGTTCTCCACCTATGCTAGAGGCTGGATTCGCGGATATATCCGTAGATTTTGCTATAAAAACAGACCCAAGCAACTGAGATTGCCCGAAAAGAAACAAATTCACCTAGATAAGGTATACAGACTCCAAAATGAGTTTCCTGATGCCAGCCTGGAAGAAATTGCTCAAAAAGCGAATCTAGAGCTGGAATATATCGAAGATTTACTCTATTGGGGCCGTTCGTTCCAGGAAATCCCAGACTGGCATGAATTTACGATTAATGACGAATCATTCTACACGGATGATGAAGAATACGATGAGTCCTTTGATTTCGAGATTGAACCTGAGACAAAGACAAATCTCGTCCTAATCAAAGCACCTCCACCTTTCATCCCACCGAAGTATCAAATCCCCGTTCATCTCCTCAAGCAGTGGTTCCGGGTTGGTTTGGCTCAGTTCGTCAATGCAGCCAAAGACCAAGCGGAATCCGTTCGACTGGGATTCACACAAAGTTTCAGCAGACATCCTCAACCAACCACACCAGAAGTAGGTCAGGAGCGAGTAAATCTCAGCACTTGGCCTGCTTCTCTTTCGTTCTCTTACGATAACAGTATTAATCCTTCTGCTTATTCCCAGCATCCTCCTCAAACTCCCTCCATCGCTACAGAGTCTCTTTCCACTAAAGCTATCAACTTAGTCAAAGGAGTGATTACCCATGCTCAGGAATCTCTTTTGGTTCTTTGTGGGGGTCGCAGTGACGGGCCTACTGATCGACCGGGGCATCAACCTTCCCCAGCGGATCAGCGATGCCGTGGACTGGGAGAGTCTGGAACGACTGGGCGAGGACATCTGGGATTCGGCCCAGCAGTAACCAAGTTTATCCACAGACCATTAGCAGCAATATCTGATTGCCTTAGAGGATTTCCATCACGGGCTGGCCCTGACACCAGCCAACAACCACAGCGAGGAGCTGTCTTTGATAGCAACCCTCCTCCTGAACAGACGCACTTGCCAAGGAAAAACGCCATGTACAGAACCATTGCCGCATTTATAGCGGCCTGGTTGGGGCTGCTTATCTCCCCAGCCACAGCGGAAACCATTAAGATAGCGCCCGGTCATGGTCACCTGATTGACCTTACCTCCAGCGGGTGCCGGGTCTCCAAAGCCTATATGGGCACGAGGGGCATCTTTGACTTGAGCTTGGATCAGCCCCAACCCCAGACCCAAAAGATTTACCTGACCTGGAAACCCAATACTCAGGTGAAATCGACCAACTTAATCCTAGATTTAGTGGGCTGCAACCGCTCCTCAATGGAGTTAACGATCAATCGGTCTGACAGTGCCCCCAGTACTGCCATCACTCGGATTGGAGCGCCCACCCCCATTGCTCATACCCCTGAGCAATCGCGAGTCTTCACAGGTCGCCTGGGTCAACCACCTGTGAAGACTCGCGTTCATCAAGCTTCGACAGCGGTCCAACCTTTGACCCTGCAGCCTAGAACTCAAGTTCTGCCCAAGCCTAAGACCCTTAAACGTCCTCCCGTGCGGCGACTTACCGTGTCCAAGCAGACATCACCCAATCTCACTGCTAAAAACAACGTGTCCGATAGCCGTATCACTCCGGCGACTCTTTTAAAGGGTCTAAACATCGCTAGAGCGTCAGGCAACCAGACATATCGCTATCGCTCGGAAATGCATTGGCGCGTCAACGGCATGATTCGCCAGATGCGTGGGGGGAAGTCTCCAGAGGACGCGGCAAAGCTAGCCAAAATCTCTCCTGACCAACTCCAGACCCTACTCAACTACGCCCAGCAATAA